A window of Solanum stenotomum isolate F172 chromosome 3, ASM1918654v1, whole genome shotgun sequence contains these coding sequences:
- the LOC125859707 gene encoding E3 ubiquitin-protein ligase XBAT33 has protein sequence MGNSFGCSASGERLVSAARDGDYVEAKMLLDCNPCLSKYSTFGGLNSPLHFAAAKGHNEIVALLLENGADVNSRNYCGQTALMQACRYGHWEVVQTLLLFRCNVTRADYLSGRTALHFAAVNGHVRCIRLVVTDFVPSAPFESLNAQTNADRGDGSNSKSKHEQSALSKFVNKAADGGITALHMAALNGYFDCVQLLLDLNANVSAVTFHYGSSMDLIGAGSTPLHYAACGGNLKCCQILIARGANRLTLNCNGWVPLDVARMWGRHWLEPLLAPNSDSIIPLFPSSSYLSLPLLSVLNIARECGLQSSGTSSDDSDTCAVCLERACSVAAEGCGHQLCVRCALYLCSASNIPSELLGPPGSIPCPLCRHGIVSFVKLPGSPAKEIKLHLSLSLCTPCMLHPRDQERSTPPSAHEIRKNRVASVSSDLFCPVTCSPFPSVAMPLCTCDDGPSPTLESRENDTQEETPNQSQSTSTDHDKMNVRLEKTTCSNMFWGRRSCSREHQCNAEINA, from the exons ATGGGTAATTCTTTTGGGTGTTCGGCCTCCGGCGAACGGTTGGTATCGGCAGCCAGAGACGGCGATTATGTAGAAGCTAAGATGTTACTTGATTGCAATCCATGTCTTTCAAAGTACTCTACGTTTGGTGGACTTAATTCCCCTCTTCATTTTGCTGCCGCTAAGGGACACAACGAG ATTGTTGCATTGTTGCTTGAGAATGGTGCTGATGTTAATTCTAGAAACTACTGTGGTCAg aCGGCACTGATGCAGGCATGTCGATATGGACATTGGGAAGTTGTTCAAACCCTTCTTCTCTTTAGATGCAAT gttACCAGGGCAGATTATCTTAGTGGAAGAACAGCTCTCCATTTTGCAGCAGTGAATGGACATGTTAGATGCATAAGACTTGTGGTGACTGATTTCGTTCCTAGTGCCCCTTTTGAGTCTCTAAATGCTCAAACAAATGCTGACAGGGGTGACGGTTCAAATTCGAAAAGCAAGCATGAGCAAAG TGCACTGtcaaaatttgtaaataaaGCTGCTGATGGTGGTATTACTGCTCTTCATATGGCTGCATTGAATGGGTATTTTGATTGTGTCCAGCTCCTGCTTGATCTCAATGCAAATGTATCAGCTGTGACATTTCACTATGGGTCATCGATGGATCTGATAG GAGCTGGAAGCACTCCTTTGCACTATGCTGCCTGTGGCGGAAATCTAAAATGCTGCCAG ATCCTTATTGCAAGAGGTGCCAATCGATTGACATTGAACTGCAATGG GTGGGTTCCTCTCGATGTTGCCAGGATGTGGGGGCGTCATTGGCTTGAACCATTACTTGCACCAAATTCTGATTCGATAATTCCACTTTTTCCATCTTCAAGTTATTTATCGTTGCCTCTCTTAAGCGTGCTTAACATCGCAAG AGAGTGTGGGTTGCAGTCTTCAGGAACCTCCTCTGATGATTCTGATACTTGTGCTGTTTGCCTGGAGAGGGCATGTTCCGTGGCTGCCGAAG GTTGTGGGCATCAATTGTGTGTAAGATGTGCACTCTATCTTTGCTCGGCAAGCAACATCCCATCTGAATTATTGGGTCCGCCTGGATCCATTCCATGTCCACTTTGCAGACATGGCATTGTTTCATTTGTAAAACTCCCTGGATCTCCTGCAAAGGAAATTAAATTACATCTATCCCTTAGCTTATGCACACCATGCATGCTTCATCCTCGTGACCAAGAACGATCAACACCGCCTAGCGCACATGAAATTAGAAAGAATCGTGTTGCTTCAGTGTCTTCAGATCTTTTCTGTCCTGTGACTTGTAGTCCATTTCCCTCTGTTGCAATGCCTTTGTGTACCTGTGATGATGGACCTTCGCCAACCTTGGAATCAAGAGAAAATGATACTCAAGAAGAAACTCCTAATCAGTCACAGTCCACATCAACGGATCATGACAAAATGAATGTGAGATTGGAGAAAACTACCTGCTCGAACATGTTTTGGGGCAGAAGAAGCTGCAGCAGGGAGCATCAGTGCAATGCTGAGATTAATGCTTAA
- the LOC125860560 gene encoding homeobox-leucine zipper protein ROC5-like encodes MSFGGFIGSSSGGNGGSGVSRLVGDSSYEAMPTATMAQSQLITSSLSHSMFNSSPLSLALKPKMEGAGDLSFDAAAVMGRNSRDDEYESRSGTGSDNLDGVGSGDEMETHIGSSSKSAKKYHRHTPYQIQELEACFKENPHPDEKARLELGKRLTLESRQVKFWFQNRRTQMKTQMERHENSMLKQENDKLRIENIAMKDAMRSPACPHCGGQAILGEIHIEEHHLKIENARLRDEYNRICVVANKFLGRPLESFHGPMSAGMANSGLELAVGRNGYGAMNSVDTALPMGLNFGNNFSSALPAISPRPTLSMAGVGVSCDKNMLMELAFASMNELIKLADIGAPLWLRNFDGSAEELNLEEYARSFPPCIGRKPAHFSAEATKATGTVMMNSLALVESLMDTSRWMDIFSCIVGRTSTINVISNSSGGSKDGNLHLIQAEFQVLSALVPVRRVKYLRFCKQHAEGVWVVVDVSIDAIQEGSIPLDGNCRRLPSGCIVQDLPNGCSKVIWIEHTEYDESITHNYYRPYIRSGLGFGAQRWIATLQRQCEFLAIMSSAVPSGDNSVVSSSGRRSIAVLARRVTRSFCVGVCATYYDWESIQSGTAEESKLIMRKGVGEPGDPNGMVLSASRSLWLPVTHQRLFDFLRNEQTRSQWDVLSQGGSVQPIVHIGKGQDLGNSITLFRTTVASSDGSQNSMLTLQESCTDVSGSIIAYTSLNSGDMNVVMSGGDSSCVTFLPSGFAIIPDYYDENSNGVAAILENGGKINGCLLTMGFQILMTNPPTGTLTMDSVNTVNSLITRTVQNIKVAFQCN; translated from the exons ATGAGTTTTGGAGGTTTTATTGGAAGTAGTAGTGGAGGAAACGGTGGTTCTGGGGTTTCAAGATTGGTGGGTGATAGTTCATACGAAGCCATGCCTACTGCTACTATGGCTCAGTCACAGCTTATCACATCATCTTTATCTCATTCAATGTTTAACTCTTCACCGTTATCTCTTGCTCTT AAACCGAAAATGGAAGGTGCTGGTGATTTGAGTTTTGATGCTGCTGCTGTAATGGGAAGGAACTCCAGAGATGATGAGTACGAGAGCAGGTCTGGGACTGGGAGTGACAACTTGGATGGTGTTGGATCGGGCGATGAAATGGAAACTCACATTGGTAGCTCATCGAAATCGGCAAAGAAGTACCATAGGCATACTCCATACCAAATTCAAGAGCTTGAGGC TTGCTTTAAGGAGAATCCACACCCCGATGAGAAAGCAAGGCTGGAACTTGGTAAGAGATTGACATTGGAAAGCAGGCAGGTTAAGTTTTGGTTCCAGAACAGGAGAACCCAAATGAAG ACCCAGATGGAACGTCATGAAAATTCAATGTTGAAGCAAGAGAATGATAAGCTTCGCATTGAGAACATAGCGATGAAGGACGCGATGAGAAGTCCAGCTTGCCCACATTGTGGTGGTCAGGCAATTCTTGGTGAGATACACATTGAAGAGCATCATTTGAAGATTGAGAATGCTCGACTGAGAGATGAATACAATAGGATCTGTGTCGTGGCAAACAAGTTTCTGGGTAGGCCGTTGGAATCTTTCCATGGTCCTATGTCAGCTGGAATGGCTAATTCAGGTTTGGAACTTGCTGTGGGAAGAAACGGCTATGGTGCTATGAATTCTGTTGACACTGCATTGCCAATGGGACTTAATTTTGGCAATAACTTCTCAAGTGCTTTACCAGCGATTTCACCTAGGCCCACCCTGAGCATGGCTGGTGTAGGTGTATCCTGTGATAAGAACATGTTAATGGAGCTTGCTTTTGCTTCCATGAATGAGCTGATTAAGCTGGCTGATATCGGTGCTCCTCTGTGGCTTAGAAACTTTGATGGAAGTGCGGAAGAATTGAACCTTGAGGAGTATGCAAGGTCTTTTCCTCCATGTATTGGCAGGAAACCTGCCCACTTCTCAGCAGAAGCAACCAAGGCAACTGGTACTGTGATGATGAACAGTCTGGCCTTGGTTGAGAGTCTGATGGACACA AGTCGATGGATGGATATATTTTCATGCATTGTTGGCAGAACCTCTACAATTAATGTGATCTCCAACAGCTCAGGTGGAAGCAAGGATGGCAATTTGCATTTG ATTCAAGCTGAGTTCCAAGTTCTGTCTGCTTTAGTTCCTGTCCGTAGAGTAAAGTATCTACGCTTCTGCAAGCAACATGCTGAAGGTGTCTGGGTGGTGGTGGATGTGTCTATTGATGCTATCCAGGAAGGTTCAATACCGCTTGATGGAAATTGCAGGAGGCTCCCTTCCGGATGTATCGTGCAAGACTTGCCCAATGGGTGCTCCAAG GTTATTTGGATTGAGCACACGGAATATGATGAGAGTATCACCCACAATTACTACCGCCCTTACATCAGGTCTGGCCTGGGGTTTGGTGCCCAACGGTGGATTGCCACCCTACAAAGGCAATGCGAGTTCTTGGCAATCATGTCTTCTGCTGTGCCCAGTGGTGATAATTCAG TGGTTAGTTCCAGTGGACGGAGAAGTATTGCAGTGCTGGCTCGACGCGTGACTCGCAGCTTTTGCGTTGGGGTTTGTGCGACCTATTACGACTGGGAATCAATCCAATCAGGGACTGCAGAGGAGAGTAAGTTGATTATGAGGAAGGGCGTTGGTGAGCCTGGTGACCCTAATGGTATGGTGTTGAGTGCCAGCAGGAGCCTCTGGCTGCCGGTAACACATCAACGTTTGTTTGACTTCCTGCGAAATGAACAGACAAGAAGTCAATGGGATGTCTTGTCCCAGGGTGGTTCCGTGCAGCCAATAGTCCACATTGGCAAGGGTCAGGATCTTGGCAATAGCATCACTCTGTTTCGTACTACT GTGGCTAGCAGCGATGGTAGCCAAAACAGTATGTTGACGTTGCAAGAGTCGTGCACAGATGTATCCGGTTCAATCATAGCATATACATCACTTAATAGTGGAGACATGAATGTTGTGATGAGTGGTGGAGATTCCTCCTGCGTGACATTCCTTCCATCTGGATTTGCAATCATTCCAGATTATTATGATGAGAATTCGAATGGGGTAGCAGCTATACTGGAGAATGGTGGTAAGATTAATGGGTGTCTATTGACCATGGGATTCCAGATACTAATGACCAACCCGCCTACAGGAACTCTCACTATGGATTCGGTGAACACTGTGAACTCCCTCATCACCCGAACAGTGCAAAACATCAAAGTTGCTTTCCAGTGCAATTAA